Below is a genomic region from Xylophilus sp. GW821-FHT01B05.
GCCCGCCATGCCCGTCTTGCGCCAGGATGGTGATGGCGCCCCAGTCGGTATGCGCGCCGGCGCCGAATGTGCGCGCATCGGCATCGGCCGGGTGCGGCGGGTAGCGGACCATGCGCAGCGTGAGCATGGGGTTCTCGCTGCTGCCGTCGAAGTAGGCTTCGGGCAGGTCCAGTGACAGCGCCATCAGCTGCATCAACCGGCACGACAGGGCCAGCATGGCCTGGATGTACTCCTCGCATGCCGCCGGCACATGGGGCAGCTCGGCGGGCCACTGGTTGCCGCCATAGGTCTGGTAGCCAGCCTGTACGTAAGGATGGTTGTCGGGGTAGGCCATGCCGCAGTAGAAGCTCTCTTTCAGGTCTGGCCGGGCATCTGCATCCAGCGTCTGCGCACCGATGTTCTCAAAGCCGCGCATGGTGGGCGAGTGGCGCATGTCCAGCGCCTGGCGTGTGGCGGCGGGTAGATCCAGCAGTTGTTGCGTGATGCCGAACTGACGCTCTACCAGCGCTGCCGCCACGCCGTGCTGGCGCACATAGAAAAAGCCGGATTCCATGGCCGCTGCGCGCAGCTGCGCGGCCACGTCGGCACTGCGCGCGCCGCCGGGTGCCAGCGCGTCGTGCAGGTCGATGACGGGAATGCCCATGCGCTTAAGCCTTGAGCTTGCGATCCGCAGCAGCCGGCAGAAAGCGATCAGTCCACATGTCGGCCACGGCCAGCGTGCCCTTCAGGCCAAAGGCGGCCACGGTCTCGTCGATGGTGGCCTGCAGCCGCGCTGGCGTGGCCGCGCCCCAGCCGTTGGCGCGGGTGTCGGGCGTTTTCATGCTGCCGTCTACCACCAGCTTCAGGCGCTCGTGTTCGATCTCTTCGTTGGCCAGCGGCTCGCGCGCCTTGACGGCAGCAGCGCCGGCTTTTGGGTCGGCAATGGCGTCGATCCAGCCGCGCGTGCTGGCCTTGACGAAGGCCTTCATGGCGTCTTGCTGCTCCATGCTCTTGCTGTTGGCGACCAGGCCGTTGCCATAGGACTTCATGCCGTAGTCGGAGAAGCGAAAGGTGGTGATCTGGTCCAGGCCCATGCCGCGCAGCTTGAGGTTGAGCAGGCCGGTGAAATAGAAGTAGGCCGAGGCGTCGAAGTCACCCTTGACGAAGCGCGTGTCGCCAATGTCGGGCGACACGTTCTCCCACTTCACGCCGGATGGATCAAAACCTTGCGCCTTGGCAAAAGCCGGGAACAGCTTGCGCGAGGCGTTGAAGGGCTGGCCCAGGATGGTCTTGCCAGCCAGGTCCGCCGGGGTCTTGATCGGGCCGTCTTTGCGCACCAGGATGGCGTTGGGGTTCAGGTCGTACTGGATGGCGACCGCAGCCAGTTTGGCGCCGGGGTTGTTGACGTTGAATTCGATCATCGTCGCCAGGTCGGCCGAGGCGCAGTCATAGGCGCCGCTGCCCACCAGGCTGATGGCTGCGGCCGAGCCGTTGCCGGTGTCTATGGCCACGTCCAGGCCGGCGTCCTTGTAATAGCCGCGCTGCTGCGCCAGCAGAAAGCCGGCGGCCGTGGCCTCGACCTTCCAGCCCAGGTTGAACTTGAACTTCTGCAGCGAGCCCTGCGCGCGCACGAAGGGCGTGGCGGCAACAAGGGTGCTGGCGCCGGCGGCGCGGAGGAGTGAACGGCGGTGCATGGCGGGGCGCTCCAGGAAACGGGTTGGAACGCACAGGCGGCAGAGTTCGAGTGGAATGGGCCGTGCAGGCTGAACGGCATCCATGGCATCTCGAAGCACTGCGGCTGTGCGCGCTTCGAGAGCAATTTCCGGCCGTGGTCCGGCAGTTGCACCAAGCGGGGGCAGGCTGCGCGAAGCACGGTGAACGCTTCTACTCTCTGCCGAAAATTACGCAGCTTCCGTGCCAGGCGGCTGGCGGGCTGCGCTTTTTTCATATGTGCTCATGCTGTTTAAGTATTTGTAATTCACATACTGATGCGTCATGATTTCTAAATACGAATAATTAGGCCCCATGGAACTTCGCCAGCTTGAAGCCTTCGCCGCCGTGATGTCGAGCGGCAGCGTGACCGCTGCCGCGCGCCTGCTCGACCGCTCGCAGCCCGCAGTCAGCCGCCTGCTGCAAGAGCTGGAGGCCGAGATCGGCTATGCGCTGTTCACGCGCGGCGGCCCGCGCGTCACGCCGACGGAGCAGGGCTTTCTGCTGTATGAGGATGTGGAGCGCGCGCTGGGCAGCCTGCGCCAGATCAAGCGCCGCGCCGCCGAGATCGCCCGTGGCGAGGCGCAGCCGCTGCGGCTGGCGGCCACCTCGGCCCTGGCCGTGGGCCTGCTGCCGCAGGCGCTCAAGCGCATCGAATCCCAGACCGGCGGTGCCGCCATCCAGCTGCGCAGCGCCTCGCCCGAGCAGGTGGTGCACGAGGTGCTGACCGGCGCCGTGCAACTGGGCGCCACCAGCCTGCCGCTGGAGCACCGTGGCCTGCAGGTGCACTGGATCGCCCAGGTCGCCTGCGTGGCCGTGCTGCCGCAGGACGACCCGCTGGCGGCCGAGGCCGTGGTGCCGCTGGCCGCGCTGGCCGCGCGCCGCCTGATCACCATGAGCAACCCATTCCGCCTGCGCGGCCGCCTGGACCGCGCCCTGCTGCGCGCCGGCCGCTGGGGCGAGGCCGGCCACAACGCCATAGAAACCAACTCATCGGTCAATGCCCTGGCGGCCGTGCGCGCCGGCCTGGGCGTGGCGGTGCTGGAGCCGATCACGGCCGCGGGCACCCCCTTCGAGGGCGTGGTGGTACGGCCGCTGGACACCGACATTCCCTTCTTCTTTGGCGTGATCACGCCGCAATCGCAGCCGGTGACGGTGGCGGTGCAGGCCGTGGCCGATGCGCTGCTGGACGTGGCCTCGGCGCTGCCGGGCTTTGTGCAGCATGCCCCGGACGCGCACGGATCACTGCTGCAGAGCCTGTATGGCAAGGCATGAAACACATATGAGCCCATCCCTCTCTCATTCATCTGCCGCCACAGGCCTTGCCGCGTTGGAAGCGCGCCTGCGCCAGGACCTGCAGTGGCTCAACCTGCCGGCTAAGCGCTGGGTGCCGCAGCGCACCGAAGACGGCGCGGATGTGCTGGACGTGGCCATCGTCGGCGGTGGCATGGCCGGCCTGGCGCTGGCCACCTCGCTCACCCACCTGGGCGTGCGCGCCCGCATCTTCGACCGCGCCCCGGCTGGTTTCGAAGGCCCCTGGGCCACCACCGCGCGCATGGAAACCCTGCGCTCGCCCAAGGAGCTGACCGGCCCGGCGCTGGGCCTGCCGGCGCTGACTTTCCGCGCCTGGTTCGAGGCGCAGTTCGGCCTGCCGGCCTGGGACGCGCTGGACAAGATCCCGCGCCTGCAATGGGCCGACTACCTGCGCTGGTACCGCCAGGTGCTGGGGCTGGACGTGCACAACCGCCAGCGCGTACAGGCGCTGCAGCCGCGTGCCGATGGCCTGGTGCAACTGGACCTGGCCGATGAAGCCGCTGGCGGCGCGGCCTACCGCGTGCTGGCCCGCCACGCGGTGCTGGCCACTGGCCGCGACGGCCTGGGCGGCCCTTGGGTGCCGGACTGGGCGCAGGCCCTGCCGCGCGAGCGCTGGGCGCATTCGGCCGATGTCTGGGACGGCGCGCAGCTGCGCGGCCAGCGCGTGGCCGTGATCGGCGGCGGCGCCTCGGCCATGGACAGTGCGGCCACGGCGCTGGAAGGCGGCGCCGCTCGCGTCGACCTGCTGATCCGCCGCGCCGACCTGCCGCGCATCAACCGTGGCAAGGGCGCGGGCAGCCCGGGCATGGCGCACGGCTTCTGGCAGTTGCCCGATGAATGGAAGTGGCGCTTCCGCCATTACCTGAACGTGCAGCAGGTGCCGCCGCCGCACGGCAGCACGCTGCGTGTGTCGCGCCATCCGAATGCGTATTTCCATCTTGGCGCGCCGGTGCTCTCGGTGACGCCACGGGCCGACGGCGCGCTGCGACTGGACACCGCCAAAGGCCCGCTGGCAGCCGACTTCATCATCTTCTGCACCGGCTTTCGCTCCGACTGGAGCCTGCGCCCCGAATTTGCCGCCTTCGCGCCGCAGGTGCGGCTGTGGCGCGACCGCTTCACGGCGCCGGTGGGCGAAGACGATGCCGAGCTGGCCGAATCCCCTGACCTCGGCCCCCTGTTCGAGTTCCAGGAGAAAACGCCCGGCGCCTGCCCCGGCCTGGACCATGTGCACTGCTTCAACTACGCGGCCTCGCTGTCGCAGGGCGCAGCCGCTGGCGACATCCCGCAGATCAGCGACGGTGCGCAGCGCCTGGCCCGTGGCCTGGCTGCCCGCCTGCTGGCCGAGGACGCGCAGGCGCACTTCACCGCCATGGAACGCTACAGCGAGCCCGAGCTGGATGGCGACGAGTGGACGCCGGCGGCCTTTCCGGCCTATGAAGGAGAGGCGAGCGCCGCACGGCCGCCCGAAGGCGCGGGTCCCCTTGAGGGGGGTGGCGCTGCACACGCAGTGGCAAGCCTGGGGGGGCACCTGCCATGACCGGCTGGCTGCTGCGCCGTATCGGCCAGGCCGCGCTGGTCGTGCTGTTGATGACGGTCATCGTCTTCATCGGCCTGCATGCCATCGGCAACCCGGTGGACATCCTGATCGGCGACGACATGAACCAGCAGGAGCGGCTGCAGGCCATTGCCCGCCTGGGCCTGGACCAGCCGCTGTGGCGCCAGTACCTGGCCTTTATTGATGGCGCGCTGCATGGCAGCCTGGGCAAGAGCTTTGTCTACCAGGAAGACGCGATCCGCCTCATCCTGCAGCGCCTGCCGGCCACCATGGAGCTGGCCGTGGCGGCGCTGCTGCTGGCCATCGTCATCGGCGTGCCGTTGGGCCTGTACGCGGGCATGAAGCCGGACCACCCGTTGTCCAAGGCGGTCACGGCGGTGAGCATCGTCGGCTTCTCGCTGCCGGCCTTCTGGGTGGCGCTGATGCTCATCATGGTGTTCAGCGTGCAGCTGGGCTGGCTGCCGGCCAGCGGCCGTGGCGAGACGCGCGCGCTGCTTGGCGTGCAGTGGTCCTGGCTCACGCTAGACGGCCTGCACCACCTGATACTGCCGGCCTTCAACCTGGCGCTGTTCAAGATATCGCTGGTGCTGCGTCTGACACGTGCCGGCGTGCGCGAGGTGTTGCCGCAGGACTATGTGAAGTTCGCGCGCGCCAAGGGCTTGTCGAACACGCGCGTGGTGGTCATGCATGTGCTGCGCAACACCATGATCCCGCTGGTCACCGTGCTGGGGCTGGAGCTGGGCTCGACCATTGCCTACGCTGTGGTCACTGAAACCATCTTCGCCTGGCCGGGTGCGGGCAAGCTCATCCTCGACAGCATCAACTCGCTGGACCGACCGGTGGTGGTGGCCTACCTGATGGTGGTGGTGGTGATCTTCGTCACGCTCAACCTGGTGGTGGACCTGCTCTACAAGCTGCTGGACCCACGGGTACGGCTGGAGGCCGCGCGATGAAGCCGCTGCGCAGCAAGACTTTCGACGAGCATTCGATCTGGTGGCGCGTGGGCGCGGATTTTCTGCGCTCCCGCGTGGCCGTGGCCGGGCTGGTGGTGCTGGTCCTGGTGGTGCTAGCCGCACTGGCCGCCCCTTGGATCACGCCGCAAAACCC
It encodes:
- a CDS encoding 2-oxoglutarate and iron-dependent oxygenase domain-containing protein, with product MGIPVIDLHDALAPGGARSADVAAQLRAAAMESGFFYVRQHGVAAALVERQFGITQQLLDLPAATRQALDMRHSPTMRGFENIGAQTLDADARPDLKESFYCGMAYPDNHPYVQAGYQTYGGNQWPAELPHVPAACEEYIQAMLALSCRLMQLMALSLDLPEAYFDGSSENPMLTLRMVRYPPHPADADARTFGAGAHTDWGAITILAQDGHGGLEVCMPDGNWVPATPMAGCLVVNLGDMIPRWTNGRYHSNPHRVRNMHSGGAPRYSIPFFYEPGYFARIEPVPGTVPAGEAPRYAPCTAGEHLREMYAKTYGLKEPA
- a CDS encoding ABC transporter substrate-binding protein; the protein is MHRRSLLRAAGASTLVAATPFVRAQGSLQKFKFNLGWKVEATAAGFLLAQQRGYYKDAGLDVAIDTGNGSAAAISLVGSGAYDCASADLATMIEFNVNNPGAKLAAVAIQYDLNPNAILVRKDGPIKTPADLAGKTILGQPFNASRKLFPAFAKAQGFDPSGVKWENVSPDIGDTRFVKGDFDASAYFYFTGLLNLKLRGMGLDQITTFRFSDYGMKSYGNGLVANSKSMEQQDAMKAFVKASTRGWIDAIADPKAGAAAVKAREPLANEEIEHERLKLVVDGSMKTPDTRANGWGAATPARLQATIDETVAAFGLKGTLAVADMWTDRFLPAAADRKLKA
- a CDS encoding LysR substrate-binding domain-containing protein, with product MELRQLEAFAAVMSSGSVTAAARLLDRSQPAVSRLLQELEAEIGYALFTRGGPRVTPTEQGFLLYEDVERALGSLRQIKRRAAEIARGEAQPLRLAATSALAVGLLPQALKRIESQTGGAAIQLRSASPEQVVHEVLTGAVQLGATSLPLEHRGLQVHWIAQVACVAVLPQDDPLAAEAVVPLAALAARRLITMSNPFRLRGRLDRALLRAGRWGEAGHNAIETNSSVNALAAVRAGLGVAVLEPITAAGTPFEGVVVRPLDTDIPFFFGVITPQSQPVTVAVQAVADALLDVASALPGFVQHAPDAHGSLLQSLYGKA
- a CDS encoding NAD(P)/FAD-dependent oxidoreductase produces the protein MSPSLSHSSAATGLAALEARLRQDLQWLNLPAKRWVPQRTEDGADVLDVAIVGGGMAGLALATSLTHLGVRARIFDRAPAGFEGPWATTARMETLRSPKELTGPALGLPALTFRAWFEAQFGLPAWDALDKIPRLQWADYLRWYRQVLGLDVHNRQRVQALQPRADGLVQLDLADEAAGGAAYRVLARHAVLATGRDGLGGPWVPDWAQALPRERWAHSADVWDGAQLRGQRVAVIGGGASAMDSAATALEGGAARVDLLIRRADLPRINRGKGAGSPGMAHGFWQLPDEWKWRFRHYLNVQQVPPPHGSTLRVSRHPNAYFHLGAPVLSVTPRADGALRLDTAKGPLAADFIIFCTGFRSDWSLRPEFAAFAPQVRLWRDRFTAPVGEDDAELAESPDLGPLFEFQEKTPGACPGLDHVHCFNYAASLSQGAAAGDIPQISDGAQRLARGLAARLLAEDAQAHFTAMERYSEPELDGDEWTPAAFPAYEGEASAARPPEGAGPLEGGGAAHAVASLGGHLP
- a CDS encoding ABC transporter permease, producing MTGWLLRRIGQAALVVLLMTVIVFIGLHAIGNPVDILIGDDMNQQERLQAIARLGLDQPLWRQYLAFIDGALHGSLGKSFVYQEDAIRLILQRLPATMELAVAALLLAIVIGVPLGLYAGMKPDHPLSKAVTAVSIVGFSLPAFWVALMLIMVFSVQLGWLPASGRGETRALLGVQWSWLTLDGLHHLILPAFNLALFKISLVLRLTRAGVREVLPQDYVKFARAKGLSNTRVVVMHVLRNTMIPLVTVLGLELGSTIAYAVVTETIFAWPGAGKLILDSINSLDRPVVVAYLMVVVVIFVTLNLVVDLLYKLLDPRVRLEAAR